A single region of the Rhodococcus sp. W8901 genome encodes:
- a CDS encoding PPOX class F420-dependent oxidoreductase, with protein MAGYRSSTSIPDAAAALIDAPEFATLATVEPGGQPQLSVVWLERDGDEVLISTVRGRRKTDNLQRDPRATVLIYPAGGPYRYVEIRGTATITDDPGGSLIHKLARKYTGAARWEHDTPDTPRVIVRLKPSKVIWKG; from the coding sequence ATGGCGGGGTACCGCAGCTCCACCTCCATCCCCGATGCTGCCGCGGCCCTGATCGACGCGCCCGAATTCGCGACACTCGCGACCGTCGAGCCCGGAGGCCAGCCGCAGCTGTCCGTCGTGTGGTTGGAGCGGGACGGCGACGAGGTGCTCATCTCGACCGTCCGTGGCCGCCGCAAGACCGACAATCTCCAGCGTGACCCGCGTGCGACGGTGCTGATCTATCCGGCTGGCGGGCCGTACCGCTACGTCGAGATCCGCGGTACCGCCACGATCACCGACGACCCGGGTGGGTCGCTGATCCACAAGCTGGCCCGCAAGTACACCGGGGCCGCGCGTTGGGAGCACGACACACCGGACACCCCGCGGGTGATCGTGCGGTTGAAGCCGTCGAAGGTGATCTGGAAGGGCTGA
- the ppc gene encoding phosphoenolpyruvate carboxylase, whose translation MTGIPDSSPASSAPPSSAPRAATEPLREDIRLLGGILGEIVREQSGDEIFALVERARVESFRVRRSEIDRAELAEMFEQIDTADAIPVIRAFSHFALLANVAEDIHRERRRAIHVRAGEPPQDSSLAATYAKLDAATLDPATASAALVGALVAPVITAHPTETRRRTIFETQNRIMELMRMREWVAGDVDEAAAIGLQLRRQILTLWQTALIRLSRLRIQDEIEVGLRYYDASLFEVVPQINADLRDGLRARWPGSTLLAEPMLRPGSWIGGDRDGNPFVTAEVVGRATHRAAETALEHHLEELEVLERELSMSARLVTVTAELDRLADESGDESAFRADEPYRRAVRGLRARLTVTADRILGHPAVHRVRAASTDLPGYDSPAELLADLDVIDTSLRSHGDDTVADDRLAQLRNSVEVYGFHLCGLDMRQNSEVHESVVAELLAWSGVHSDYRSLSEDERIALLSRELATRRPLSGPHAEFSELTTKELGILRAAAEAVERIGPDAIPNYIISMCDSVSDMLEAAILLAEVGLFDPDGDDGPWCPVGIVPLFETIEDLRHGAATLTRTLEVPIYRALVANRGDSQEVMLGYSDSNKDGGYLAANWALYRAELELVQAARKTGIRLRLFHGRGGTVGRGGGPSYDAILAQPPGAVQGSLRITEQGEVIAAKYAEPRLARRNLEALVAATLESTLLDVEGLGDDAAPAYEILDELAELARVAYADLVHDTPGFVEYFKASTPVAEIGALNIGSRPASRKPTASISDLRAIPWVLSWSQSRVMLPGWYGTGTAFEQWVGGDEQRLKTLTDLYERWPFFRTVLSNMAQVMAKSDMGLAARYAELVPDVALRDEVFGKIAAEHARTIAMYTSITGHDNLLWDNPALDRSVHNRFPYLEPLNHLQVELLRRYRAGDDSDGVRRGIQLTMNGLATALRNSG comes from the coding sequence ATGACCGGGATCCCCGATTCATCGCCAGCGTCCTCCGCTCCGCCTTCGTCGGCTCCGCGTGCTGCCACCGAACCGCTCCGAGAGGACATCCGCCTGCTCGGGGGCATCCTGGGGGAGATCGTCCGGGAGCAGTCCGGTGACGAGATCTTCGCGCTGGTCGAGCGGGCGCGGGTCGAGTCGTTCCGGGTCCGGCGTTCGGAGATCGACCGGGCGGAACTCGCGGAGATGTTCGAGCAGATCGACACCGCGGACGCCATCCCGGTGATCCGAGCCTTCAGCCATTTCGCGCTGCTTGCCAACGTCGCCGAGGACATTCACCGCGAGCGGCGGCGCGCGATCCACGTCCGGGCCGGCGAACCTCCACAGGACAGCAGCCTGGCGGCCACCTACGCGAAACTCGATGCGGCGACCCTCGACCCGGCCACCGCGAGCGCCGCGTTGGTCGGTGCGCTCGTGGCGCCGGTGATCACCGCGCACCCCACCGAGACGCGCCGGCGGACGATCTTCGAGACCCAGAACCGCATCATGGAATTGATGCGGATGCGGGAGTGGGTTGCCGGGGACGTCGACGAGGCGGCCGCGATCGGTCTCCAGCTGCGCCGCCAGATTCTCACCCTGTGGCAGACGGCGCTGATCCGCCTGTCCCGATTGCGGATCCAGGACGAGATCGAGGTGGGCCTGCGCTACTACGATGCCTCACTGTTCGAGGTGGTCCCACAGATCAACGCTGACCTCCGGGACGGTCTGCGGGCCCGGTGGCCGGGCTCGACTCTACTCGCGGAACCGATGCTGCGGCCGGGGTCGTGGATCGGCGGCGATCGGGACGGGAATCCGTTCGTCACAGCCGAAGTCGTCGGCCGGGCGACTCACCGTGCGGCCGAGACCGCGCTCGAACATCACCTCGAGGAGCTCGAGGTACTGGAACGGGAGCTGTCGATGTCGGCGCGGCTGGTCACGGTGACCGCCGAGTTGGACCGGCTCGCGGACGAGTCCGGTGACGAGTCGGCGTTCCGCGCGGACGAGCCCTACCGGCGCGCCGTCCGTGGTCTGCGTGCACGCCTGACGGTCACCGCGGACCGGATCCTCGGCCATCCCGCCGTTCACCGCGTCCGAGCGGCCTCGACGGACCTGCCGGGATACGACAGCCCGGCCGAGCTGCTGGCGGACCTCGATGTCATCGACACGTCGCTGCGATCGCACGGCGACGACACCGTCGCCGACGACCGTCTGGCGCAGCTGCGGAACTCGGTGGAGGTCTACGGCTTCCACCTGTGCGGTCTGGACATGCGGCAGAACTCGGAGGTCCACGAGTCGGTGGTCGCCGAGTTGCTGGCGTGGTCGGGGGTGCACTCGGACTACCGGTCGCTGTCGGAGGACGAGCGGATAGCGCTGCTGTCCCGGGAACTCGCGACCCGTCGGCCGCTGTCGGGTCCGCACGCCGAGTTCAGCGAGCTGACCACGAAGGAGTTGGGCATCCTGCGGGCCGCCGCCGAGGCCGTCGAGCGGATCGGACCGGACGCGATCCCGAACTACATCATCAGCATGTGCGACTCGGTGAGCGACATGCTCGAGGCCGCGATCCTGCTCGCCGAGGTGGGGTTGTTCGACCCGGACGGCGACGACGGACCTTGGTGCCCGGTGGGGATCGTGCCGCTGTTCGAGACCATCGAGGACCTGCGGCACGGCGCCGCGACCCTCACCCGAACGCTCGAGGTGCCGATCTACCGGGCTCTGGTCGCGAACCGCGGCGACAGCCAGGAAGTGATGCTCGGATACTCCGACTCGAACAAGGACGGCGGATATCTCGCCGCGAACTGGGCGCTGTACCGGGCCGAGCTCGAGTTGGTGCAGGCGGCGCGGAAGACAGGAATTCGGTTGCGGCTCTTCCACGGTCGCGGCGGCACCGTGGGCCGCGGCGGCGGACCGAGCTACGATGCGATCCTCGCGCAGCCGCCGGGCGCGGTGCAGGGGTCGCTGCGGATCACCGAACAGGGTGAGGTGATCGCGGCCAAGTACGCCGAGCCGCGGCTCGCCCGCCGCAATCTCGAGGCGCTCGTCGCGGCCACCCTCGAATCGACCCTGCTCGACGTCGAGGGACTCGGCGACGACGCGGCACCCGCGTACGAGATCCTCGACGAACTGGCCGAGCTGGCGCGCGTCGCGTACGCGGACCTCGTGCACGACACCCCCGGCTTCGTGGAGTACTTCAAGGCGTCGACGCCGGTCGCGGAGATCGGTGCCCTCAACATCGGCAGCCGGCCCGCATCCCGCAAGCCGACCGCGTCGATCTCCGACCTGCGCGCCATCCCGTGGGTGCTGTCCTGGAGCCAATCGCGGGTGATGCTGCCCGGGTGGTACGGCACCGGAACGGCCTTCGAGCAGTGGGTGGGCGGCGATGAGCAGCGACTGAAGACATTGACCGACCTGTACGAGCGGTGGCCGTTCTTCCGTACCGTGCTGTCGAACATGGCGCAGGTCATGGCGAAGTCCGACATGGGCCTCGCGGCGCGCTACGCGGAACTGGTGCCGGACGTCGCGTTGCGGGACGAGGTGTTCGGCAAGATCGCCGCCGAGCATGCCCGCACGATCGCGATGTACACGTCGATCACCGGGCACGACAATCTGCTGTGGGACAACCCGGCTCTCGACCGCTCCGTGCACAATCGATTCCCGTACCTCGAGCCGCTCAACCATCTGCAGGTGGAGTTGCTGCGCCGCTACCGCGCCGGCGACGACTCCGACGGCGTCCGGCGCGGCATCCAGTTGACGATGAACGGTCTTGCGACCGCGCTGCGGAACAGCGGCTGA
- a CDS encoding MarR family winged helix-turn-helix transcriptional regulator — MHDDELDPRIRGHATVHQLRALTVELNLFGAEFARSHHLHTTDLRALITLLDAARAGHPATPGWLGQQLGISSASTTALIDRLEKQGLLCRSRDTADRRRVVVEVTSHAVDLGTSFFGPLIDRAVVAIESFSPRERETIGAFLEKMHAVAAGVRAEQL, encoded by the coding sequence ATGCACGACGACGAACTCGACCCCCGAATCCGGGGCCACGCAACGGTGCATCAACTGCGGGCACTGACCGTGGAACTCAACCTCTTCGGCGCCGAGTTCGCCAGGAGCCACCACCTCCACACCACCGACCTGCGCGCGCTGATCACCCTCCTCGACGCGGCCCGCGCGGGCCATCCCGCGACACCGGGATGGCTGGGGCAGCAGCTGGGCATCAGTTCCGCCTCCACGACCGCCCTGATCGACCGGCTCGAGAAGCAGGGACTCCTGTGCCGTTCGCGCGACACCGCCGATCGCCGTCGGGTCGTCGTCGAGGTCACATCCCACGCCGTGGACCTGGGCACGTCGTTCTTCGGGCCCCTCATCGACCGCGCGGTGGTGGCAATCGAATCCTTCTCGCCACGCGAGCGGGAGACGATCGGAGCATTCCTCGAGAAGATGCACGCCGTGGCGGCGGGCGTACGCGCCGAACAACTCTGA
- a CDS encoding alpha/beta fold hydrolase: MNRSDAVHFASTESGREFERRYDRVLGRWPGPVERVDVGTGFGTTRVNVCGPEDAPPVILLPSGRATSTVWFAVAAELCGDHRVFAVDLPGDVGLGVVTEPLRSRDDLMDWISAVVHGLELETYGVVGHSYGAMVALAHAVRRPDGLDRLVLLDPNSCFAGMSPQYLARAVPLLVRPTGDRQRRLIGWESAGATVDADWLDLVAFGAERFPAHRPVVPRRPWPQDLQELRAEVTVVLAERSRVHDAARIGERARSSMPRATIRVIPGESHYTLPMSSSPELGAALRTAIG, from the coding sequence ATGAACCGAAGTGATGCAGTCCATTTCGCGTCGACGGAGAGCGGGCGCGAGTTCGAGCGGCGGTACGACCGGGTGCTCGGACGGTGGCCGGGACCGGTGGAGCGTGTCGATGTCGGCACCGGGTTCGGCACCACACGCGTCAACGTCTGTGGGCCCGAGGACGCGCCGCCCGTGATCCTCTTGCCCAGTGGCCGAGCCACCTCCACCGTGTGGTTCGCCGTGGCCGCGGAGCTCTGCGGGGACCACCGGGTGTTCGCGGTCGATCTCCCCGGCGACGTCGGGCTCGGGGTGGTCACCGAACCGCTGCGGAGCCGGGACGATCTGATGGACTGGATATCGGCGGTCGTTCACGGTCTCGAGCTGGAAACGTATGGCGTCGTGGGTCATTCGTACGGCGCGATGGTCGCCCTCGCGCATGCCGTGCGGCGACCCGACGGGTTGGACAGGCTCGTACTGCTGGATCCCAACTCGTGCTTCGCGGGGATGAGTCCGCAGTACCTCGCCCGTGCAGTCCCGCTGCTCGTTCGCCCGACCGGTGATCGCCAACGACGCCTGATCGGATGGGAATCGGCCGGCGCCACGGTGGACGCCGACTGGCTCGACCTGGTCGCGTTCGGCGCCGAACGGTTCCCGGCACACCGCCCGGTGGTGCCGCGGCGACCCTGGCCACAGGATCTCCAGGAACTCCGAGCCGAGGTGACCGTCGTGCTGGCGGAGCGCAGCCGGGTACACGACGCGGCGCGGATCGGTGAGCGGGCGCGGAGCTCGATGCCGCGGGCCACAATTCGCGTCATTCCCGGTGAGTCCCACTACACGCTGCCGATGAGCTCATCGCCGGAACTGGGCGCGGCGCTGCGGACCGCGATCGGCTAG
- a CDS encoding vWA domain-containing protein, whose product MTALTRGANTSVATTATTIGVTGTSPGSVDLFVFQLDERRKVRSDEDLVFFNNPTSPEGAVTLVAQGQVRLDLAAIPAGIERIAIAVSVDETVTGPLSAVPALAVAVTQPGGTTVTAAAEGLTTERSAVLLEVYRRNGAWKVRNVSAGWNDGLVALVTEHGVAVDDTPAQPTTSTSVPAVTATAPTPPAGVATVDADGVRTVPAEAKLSLEKRQKLDLRKKEVAKVLLANGARDYVGRVILVIDKTGSMSRRYSDGEVQETVRRMVPVATQLDADGQLEAYLYGVNFAKLPDVTVDRADQWIDEYIHLQGVHGGIDYDNEIGGFNDEIPIMTEVLAGLDENTTVPTLILFFTDGGFSKRSAIEKLMRRASSRPAFWQFIGIGRSSFGVLEKLDTMSGRKVDNAGFFSVNKVDALSDAELYRLLLSEYPDWLRAARAAHILR is encoded by the coding sequence GTGACCGCCCTGACCCGAGGCGCCAATACCAGCGTCGCCACCACTGCCACCACGATCGGAGTGACCGGAACCTCTCCCGGCAGCGTCGACCTGTTCGTGTTCCAACTCGACGAGCGTCGCAAGGTCCGCAGCGACGAGGACCTGGTGTTCTTCAACAACCCGACCTCCCCGGAGGGGGCAGTCACCCTCGTGGCCCAGGGGCAGGTGCGACTCGATCTCGCGGCGATCCCCGCGGGAATCGAGCGGATCGCGATAGCGGTGTCGGTCGACGAAACCGTAACCGGCCCACTGTCGGCGGTGCCCGCGCTGGCGGTTGCCGTGACCCAACCTGGCGGCACGACCGTCACCGCGGCTGCGGAGGGACTGACCACCGAGCGCTCCGCGGTGCTGCTCGAGGTGTACCGCCGGAACGGGGCATGGAAGGTTCGCAACGTCTCCGCCGGCTGGAACGACGGCCTGGTCGCATTGGTCACCGAGCACGGCGTCGCCGTTGACGACACACCGGCACAACCCACCACCTCCACCTCCGTACCTGCTGTCACGGCTACCGCGCCGACCCCACCTGCGGGGGTGGCGACGGTGGACGCAGACGGGGTTCGCACGGTTCCGGCTGAGGCGAAGCTGTCGCTGGAGAAGCGACAGAAGCTGGACCTGCGCAAGAAGGAGGTCGCGAAGGTCCTGCTCGCCAACGGCGCCCGAGACTACGTCGGTCGGGTGATCCTCGTGATCGACAAGACCGGATCGATGAGCCGGCGCTACTCTGACGGCGAGGTGCAGGAGACTGTGCGCCGCATGGTCCCGGTGGCCACGCAGCTCGACGCCGACGGACAGCTCGAGGCATACCTGTACGGCGTCAATTTCGCCAAGCTCCCCGACGTGACAGTCGACCGCGCCGACCAGTGGATCGACGAGTACATCCATCTGCAAGGGGTACACGGCGGTATCGACTACGACAACGAGATCGGTGGCTTCAACGACGAGATCCCCATCATGACTGAGGTTCTCGCCGGCTTGGACGAGAACACCACCGTACCGACGCTGATCCTGTTCTTCACCGATGGCGGATTCAGCAAACGCTCTGCCATCGAAAAGCTGATGCGCCGGGCCTCATCTCGGCCGGCGTTCTGGCAGTTCATCGGGATCGGCCGAAGCAGCTTCGGTGTGCTCGAGAAGCTCGACACAATGTCCGGTCGGAAAGTCGACAATGCGGGATTCTTCTCCGTGAACAAAGTCGACGCGCTCTCCGATGCGGAGCTGTACCGACTCCTGTTGTCGGAGTATCCAGATTGGCTGCGCGCCGCCCGCGCCGCGCACATCTTGCGCTGA
- a CDS encoding AIM24 family protein — MSTVWNPATLPGNDNIPGNHYTFTVDLQHPWFMSKGAMIAYYGQMTFTSLQHGLQGHMLQMVAQQFSAPLHLHDFVVADGQGKLILGDRGYDINSYDLDDGNLTIRAANLLAFEPALALNQSIVPGFVTLIGTGKFLASSNGPVMFVEPPVRVDPEALVGWADCPSPSHHFDQAWVTGFVQAAARRVGVQSGEERQYDFTGAGTVLVQSSEKVINDQSLVRSILGMLPGVSSPGLHQINQEISSQLGSQH; from the coding sequence GTGAGCACGGTCTGGAATCCGGCGACGCTGCCCGGCAACGACAACATCCCAGGCAACCACTACACGTTCACCGTGGATCTGCAGCACCCGTGGTTCATGTCCAAGGGCGCGATGATCGCCTACTACGGGCAGATGACGTTCACCTCGCTCCAGCACGGTTTGCAGGGCCACATGCTGCAGATGGTCGCCCAGCAGTTCTCCGCTCCCCTGCACCTGCACGACTTCGTCGTCGCCGACGGACAGGGCAAGCTGATCCTCGGCGACCGCGGCTACGACATCAACTCCTACGACCTCGATGACGGCAACCTGACCATTCGAGCCGCGAACCTTCTGGCGTTCGAGCCCGCCCTGGCGCTCAACCAATCGATCGTTCCGGGCTTTGTGACGCTGATCGGCACCGGCAAGTTCCTCGCGTCATCGAACGGGCCGGTCATGTTCGTCGAGCCACCGGTGCGGGTGGACCCGGAAGCGCTTGTCGGGTGGGCGGACTGCCCGTCGCCGAGCCACCACTTCGACCAAGCGTGGGTGACCGGGTTCGTGCAGGCCGCCGCGCGCCGCGTCGGCGTGCAGTCGGGCGAGGAACGGCAATACGACTTCACCGGCGCCGGCACCGTGTTGGTGCAGTCCAGCGAGAAGGTCATCAACGATCAGTCGCTGGTTCGTAGCATCCTCGGCATGCTGCCGGGGGTCTCCTCGCCAGGACTGCATCAGATCAACCAGGAGATCAGCAGCCAGCTGGGAAGCCAGCATTGA
- a CDS encoding AIM24 family protein, with translation MFTQVNDRVVTVDLGRTGPVVARRGAMLFYTGQVQFTPHHVPGLGGGGGLGAMAGRMLHGEHEATMLAQGTGSVHYGFRGIETHIVDVSAAGQLRVEASRLLAYTSGLQVSVVSAAAPSSGGGGGLRGTLRGAAAGVATGQGMSTTQLSGHGFAVVLGHGGFLELQVTPDRPVMVDPQAYVAALGSVTTTLKSGMSWRNVARSGGENIQLECTGHGVVLVQASEEKL, from the coding sequence ATGTTCACACAGGTCAACGACAGAGTTGTCACCGTGGATCTGGGCCGGACAGGGCCCGTGGTGGCGCGCCGCGGCGCGATGCTGTTCTACACCGGGCAGGTGCAGTTCACCCCGCACCACGTCCCAGGTCTCGGGGGCGGTGGCGGGCTCGGGGCCATGGCCGGCCGAATGCTCCACGGCGAGCACGAGGCGACGATGCTCGCGCAGGGAACCGGCTCCGTGCACTACGGGTTCCGCGGAATCGAAACCCACATCGTCGACGTTTCGGCCGCGGGGCAACTGCGAGTCGAAGCCTCCCGTCTGCTGGCCTACACGAGCGGGTTGCAGGTCTCGGTCGTCTCCGCAGCCGCCCCGTCCAGTGGTGGGGGCGGCGGATTGCGGGGGACGCTGCGTGGCGCCGCCGCAGGAGTGGCCACCGGGCAAGGCATGTCGACCACACAGCTCTCCGGGCACGGTTTCGCGGTGGTCCTCGGTCACGGCGGATTTCTGGAACTCCAGGTCACCCCCGATCGGCCGGTGATGGTCGATCCGCAGGCCTACGTCGCAGCCCTCGGGTCGGTGACGACGACATTGAAGTCCGGAATGAGCTGGCGCAACGTCGCCCGCAGCGGCGGGGAGAACATACAACTCGAGTGCACCGGTCACGGTGTGGTGTTGGTCCAGGCATCGGAGGAGAAACTGTGA
- a CDS encoding AIM24 family protein, with protein sequence MQLVQRSKRILEAHLTGDTIRALSGSMIAYDGKVTFKSAGFGGGDGVLAALKQRTTGEGLSLMECTGTGTVYLAHDAADLTLIEMAGETLQVESEQLLALTGNLRTAVSFTGLRGAMSGQGLFTTTVTGTGQVALMSHGGPLVHLEVAPQHPLVVDPDAFVCARGQLTQSFVTDASWRTAVGQGNGEAFSLKWDGTGVVSIQPAER encoded by the coding sequence ATGCAGTTGGTGCAGCGATCCAAGAGGATCCTCGAGGCGCACCTGACCGGCGACACTATCCGCGCACTGAGCGGATCGATGATCGCCTACGACGGCAAGGTCACGTTCAAGTCCGCCGGATTCGGTGGCGGCGACGGGGTGCTCGCAGCGCTGAAACAACGCACCACCGGCGAGGGTTTGTCGCTGATGGAGTGCACCGGCACCGGCACCGTCTATCTCGCGCACGACGCCGCAGATCTCACCCTCATCGAAATGGCGGGCGAGACGCTGCAGGTCGAATCCGAACAGTTACTGGCACTGACCGGGAACCTACGCACCGCCGTGTCATTCACCGGACTGCGCGGAGCGATGAGCGGCCAGGGCCTGTTCACCACCACGGTCACCGGCACCGGCCAGGTCGCATTGATGTCCCACGGCGGTCCTCTCGTCCACCTCGAGGTGGCCCCGCAGCACCCACTGGTCGTCGACCCCGATGCGTTCGTGTGCGCTCGCGGTCAACTCACCCAGTCGTTCGTCACCGATGCGTCCTGGCGGACCGCGGTGGGCCAGGGCAACGGTGAGGCGTTCTCCCTGAAGTGGGACGGCACAGGCGTGGTGTCGATCCAACCGGCCGAACGCTGA
- a CDS encoding DUF6389 family protein — protein MNRTEYLSELATVLGRYTETAAQRISEILDACPTEATALWFDVFPDQDGEGTFDVWARFDGPDAFVLNRPIDDHRHLFGVVHTEDGLDPDVPLWPTRNTPFCIQDAVVDAAATWLTTLWSRVGEGRSRVPWHIEGDDGYGTITPLLFTPPTG, from the coding sequence GTGAACCGCACCGAGTACCTGTCGGAACTGGCGACCGTCCTCGGCCGCTACACGGAGACTGCCGCGCAGCGGATTTCGGAGATTCTCGACGCCTGCCCCACCGAGGCGACCGCCCTGTGGTTCGACGTGTTCCCCGATCAGGACGGGGAGGGAACCTTCGATGTGTGGGCGCGATTCGACGGCCCGGACGCCTTCGTGCTGAACCGGCCGATCGACGACCACCGCCACCTGTTCGGGGTGGTCCACACCGAGGACGGACTCGACCCCGACGTTCCGCTCTGGCCCACCCGCAACACGCCCTTCTGCATCCAGGACGCGGTGGTCGACGCCGCCGCGACCTGGCTCACGACGTTGTGGTCCCGGGTCGGTGAGGGTCGCTCGAGGGTGCCCTGGCACATCGAGGGCGACGACGGCTACGGAACCATCACCCCGCTGCTGTTCACCCCGCCGACCGGGTAG
- the pgl gene encoding 6-phosphogluconolactonase → MSDVHAQQEIQRYPDTDALVQAAATRFVDAVVAAQRERGSASVVLTGGGTGIALLEHVRKNPGAIDWSALDVFFGDERFLPSGDPERNEVQAHQALLDHVPVDQSRVHVVEASDGAYNSDPVTAAAAYAEVLDAFGSDRTGPLFDIHLLGMGGEGHINSLFPHTDAVRESKQLVVAVTDSPKPPAVRVTLTLPALQSAREVWLIVSGEAKADAVAAAIGGASAEEIPAAGARGIEKTVWLLDETAAGALPRA, encoded by the coding sequence ATGTCTGACGTGCATGCACAGCAGGAGATCCAGCGGTACCCGGACACCGACGCACTGGTGCAGGCTGCGGCCACGCGGTTCGTCGACGCCGTCGTCGCGGCGCAGCGCGAGCGCGGGTCGGCATCGGTGGTCCTCACCGGAGGCGGCACCGGCATCGCACTGCTCGAGCACGTCCGCAAGAACCCGGGTGCGATCGACTGGTCGGCGCTCGACGTGTTCTTCGGCGACGAACGCTTCCTGCCCTCGGGTGATCCCGAGCGCAACGAGGTGCAGGCACACCAGGCCCTGCTCGACCACGTCCCGGTCGACCAGTCCCGGGTGCACGTGGTGGAGGCATCGGACGGCGCGTACAACAGCGATCCGGTCACCGCGGCGGCCGCGTACGCCGAGGTGCTCGATGCGTTCGGGTCCGATCGCACCGGCCCGTTGTTCGACATCCACCTGCTGGGTATGGGCGGTGAGGGACATATCAATTCGCTGTTCCCCCACACCGATGCGGTCCGCGAGAGTAAGCAGCTGGTCGTCGCCGTCACCGACTCCCCCAAGCCGCCGGCGGTCCGCGTGACGCTCACGCTGCCGGCGCTGCAGTCGGCGCGCGAGGTGTGGCTCATCGTCTCGGGCGAGGCGAAGGCCGACGCGGTCGCCGCCGCGATCGGAGGCGCATCCGCCGAGGAGATCCCGGCCGCGGGTGCTCGGGGGATCGAGAAGACCGTGTGGCTGCTCGACGAGACCGCGGCGGGCGCACTGCCCCGCGCCTGA
- the opcA gene encoding glucose-6-phosphate dehydrogenase assembly protein OpcA, with product MIIELPGTTTGAINKKLVELRESGGAVTLGRVLTLVVCTRDSKNSEDVIDAANEASREHPCRVIVVARGSRSEETHLDAEIRVGGDAGASEVVVLRVYGELADHEASVVVPFLLPDTPVVAWWPEDAPTVPALDPVGRLAIRRITDATGAEDPTSTIKSRLGSYTAGDTDLAWSRVTYWRALLTSALDQPPHERIVSATVSGLATEPALDVLAGWLADRIDGPVRRQTGDLFVELKLANDTISISRPQAETTATLSRTGQPDALVALARRETRDCLAEELRRLDPDEIYEAALTGLSKVEYV from the coding sequence GTGATCATCGAGCTGCCGGGAACCACCACCGGAGCGATCAACAAGAAGCTCGTCGAGCTCCGCGAGTCCGGCGGCGCCGTCACGTTGGGCCGCGTCCTGACGCTGGTCGTGTGCACCCGGGACAGCAAGAACTCCGAGGACGTCATCGACGCCGCGAACGAGGCCAGCCGGGAGCATCCCTGCCGCGTCATCGTGGTGGCGCGCGGATCCCGCTCGGAGGAGACACATCTCGACGCCGAGATCCGGGTCGGCGGCGACGCCGGCGCCTCCGAGGTCGTGGTGCTGCGGGTGTACGGAGAGCTTGCCGACCACGAGGCGAGTGTCGTCGTCCCGTTCCTGCTGCCCGACACCCCCGTCGTCGCGTGGTGGCCCGAAGACGCCCCCACCGTGCCGGCACTGGATCCGGTGGGTCGCCTGGCGATCCGCCGCATCACCGACGCCACCGGCGCCGAGGACCCGACATCGACGATCAAGAGCCGGCTCGGGTCGTACACCGCCGGGGACACCGACCTGGCGTGGAGCCGGGTCACGTACTGGCGCGCGCTGCTGACCTCCGCCCTCGACCAGCCGCCGCACGAGCGCATCGTCTCGGCGACGGTGTCGGGTCTGGCCACCGAACCGGCCCTCGACGTGCTCGCGGGCTGGCTGGCCGATCGCATCGACGGCCCGGTCCGCCGGCAGACCGGTGATCTGTTCGTCGAGCTGAAGCTCGCGAACGACACCATCTCGATCAGCCGCCCGCAGGCCGAGACGACCGCGACGCTGAGCCGGACCGGTCAGCCCGACGCCCTGGTGGCGCTGGCCCGGCGCGAGACCCGCGACTGCCTCGCCGAGGAACTGCGCCGACTGGACCCGGACGAGATCTACGAGGCCGCCCTGACCGGACTGTCGAAGGTGGAATATGTCTGA